The following is a genomic window from Miltoncostaea oceani.
AGCCGTCCGAGCGCTTTAGATCGGCGCGGCAGCAGCCGGGACGGCGCCCCACCTTTCCTGGGAGGGGTGGGCCTGGAGGCCGGGCTAGCGCTGGAGAACGCGAGGACACCACGGCCCGGGGCTCAGGGCCCCTCGCGCGGCGGGGGACCCGAGCAAGCTACGGCGAGCAGCTTGTACCCCACACGCGGCGCGGTCTGGATGTAGCTGAAAGCGCTTTCTCGGGTGTGCAGGCGCCGACGCAAGTGGCGCACCAGCATGTCCACCGCTCGATCATGACACACCGAGTCCTCACCCCAGAGACGCCGGGAGATCTCGTCGCGCGACACCGCGCGACCCTCCGCCTCTAAGAGGATCTCCAATAGCTGGTACTCCCGCGGGGTGAGCAGTATCGGTCGGTCGTCGACCGAGACGTCGATGCGGCGCGGATCGACGCGTAGCCCGCCGGCCACGACGACGCCGTCCGGGGTCACCTTGGCGCGAAAGGATCCCGACTCAGCCGCAGCAGGCAACCGATACCCGGTCCCCGGCACTGTCTGCACGTAACTGAACGCCCCGTCCGAGGCGTGAAGGCGTTTGCGCAGACGGCGTACGAGCACGTCGACCCGACGGTCGCTTCTTGTCAGGTCCTCGCCCCGCACGCGTCGGCAGATCTCGTCGCGCGACAAGGCCCGCCCTTTTTCCTCCAGAAGCACCACCAACAACTTGTACTCCCGGGGACTGAGCGCCACCGGGCGGTCGTCAAAGGAGACCTCGATGCGGCGGGGATCAACACGCAGCGCCCCGGCGACGACGATGCCTTCCGGGGTCACTTCAGCGGAGGTTTAGGAGAGATCGTGGCGAGCGCCTGTGTGATCAACCGGCGGACCGACACCCGCCCGGTCAGGGTATCGGTAGCGCCCCTTCCCATCAGGTCCATGCGCTCAGCGGACGCCATCCTCTGGGCGAGGACAAGGACCTTGGTCGGCGGTTCTGTCGCCGAGGCGCGGTCGATGAGGCGAGCCTCTGTCCTCTCGATGTCGACCACGAGCAGAACGGGAACCCGCTCCTCGAAGGCTTCGGTCCCCTCGACTGCGTTGTCGGCGACTTGGGACGCGAGACCGGAGATACGCATGTGGAACGCGATCTCCTCAGACAGTTCCCTCGAATGGTGGACGATCAGCACCTGGGGGCGGGGACCCATCATCGCGGCGAGGATACCGGCGCCTGGCCCGCGCGGATGGCTCCCTAACGCAAGCCACCCGAGGCTTGGCATCAGGGCTTCGTGACCGTCGGCCTTCTGCTCGTGCCCAGGCTCGCCCGACCGAAGGAGGGGCGCCACGAGGGCGATGCTCCGACGCGGAGCGCGATGGGGGCGCTGGGTGAACGAGGCTGCTCGGGAACGACACTCGCGACGGATTACCGCGAGGGGCGGGCGATGGGCTGCCCCGGACGACTGACTGGTAAGCCCGCTACTCGTTCGCGAGCTGCGGGATGGTGAGGA
Proteins encoded in this region:
- a CDS encoding winged helix-turn-helix domain-containing protein, encoding MTPEGIVVAGALRVDPRRIEVSFDDRPVALSPREYKLLVVLLEEKGRALSRDEICRRVRGEDLTRSDRRVDVLVRRLRKRLHASDGAFSYVQTVPGTGYRLPAAAESGSFRAKVTPDGVVVAGGLRVDPRRIDVSVDDRPILLTPREYQLLEILLEAEGRAVSRDEISRRLWGEDSVCHDRAVDMLVRHLRRRLHTRESAFSYIQTAPRVGYKLLAVACSGPPPREGP